The genomic segment TCTCCACTCATGATCTTCTCCAAATCAAGCAGATATTGTTTTTTGTTGTCTATCTCATTTCCACTCTCAACTCTTCGACTTCGACCCCGTTCCATTGCCCCTTCATTGTTAGCCATTCCTATTCCTCCGTAAGAGCCATTTCCGAAAAATAAAGGCCCGTTCCTAGGCAGCGACATCATTCTAGAGCTAGGAGAAACACTCATGTTCATTGCCCCAAGGCTACCTATACTCATCACATGACTTCCATTGTTATGACTAGAACCTGAACTACCATATGCAACTTGGTTCATATATGACGTTTCAGGAGACTCAGAGAAAAAACCTAAACGCCTGTCCAGGGGAATTCCTGATGGAGCAGATCCCACATGATGTGATCCGAGGAACAAGCCCTGTCGATGGGAATATGGATAGCCTTGCCCTTGTCCATTTGATGCAAATGGATGTGCCAATGATGAATTTGACCAGACAGAAGAGTCAGTACGTTCGGACTGTACCGGGGTACTTCCCCAAAGAAATTGTGGTCCGGAAAGTGTCCCAATCCCAGATGACTTAGGCTCACCAAGCGACATAGATCCAAAGTTCAAATGTGGTTTATGCTCAGGAACTGAATAAGAATGTTGATAACCCACTCCTTGCACTGACTTGGGACTAGTAATTGCATGATTCAGAGGGCCAAGCCGTCCTGGATCTTTACCAATAGGCGCAATCTTAGGACTTGAGAAATGGCCTGGAAGAATAGAAGCCAGCCCTGGCATATGATTTCCATTTACAGGGCTGAGATTTCTTAGACCAGGTGACTGATTATAACCTAGCAATGAGCTCGGTTCAACAGGACTGCCAAAGTTTGACCAGCTGCCTGTTGGATACAACATCAATTTTTGCTGATCACATTAACTCTCCTTGATTAATATCAGtcatttatgaaaatgaaaataccTGGAGGAGAGCTGGCGATTGGAGAACCAACCGAGTGCCTAAATGTTCGAGCTTCTTCATGTTCATAGTCTTGACTAAGTTGCTGTATCAAGCTATACATTGGATGCAAAACCATCAACGTTTCTTCTTAAAGATGATCAAAATTGCATGGTAATCGAAACAAATGATTGAGCATAAATAGATTGAAAGCAATAATAATAAGTTATTATGTTATACTTGTTCTGGTCTGATATTTGTTTTTTGGCCCGTATGCATGTCCACAAGAAATAGTACAGAGTAAACTTAGCTCAAAAATTtcatcaaaagtttccattaaGAGAAGACTAAGGACATACCTTCGACGGGCTCCACCAGGCCGGCTGGGTTCAAGCTTGATCCGCTTACCAGCTATGTCGCTCCTATTTAAAGCCTTGAGGGCAGCCTCAGCTGCTCTAACATCGTAAAACTCAATGAACTTATGATGGCGCTTATGCGGTGTCTCCCTTATCTGCATTTCCCATGCAATATGAGCAACCAAGTTAGTCATAAGCAGATTCAACGTagcataaaaacacaaaaacaaTCAAAGTTAAGAAATTGGCAAAGCTGCTACCTCCTTCACTTCCCCATAAGCCCCAAATATTTGGAGGAGATCCTCATTGGATACTGAAGGATCCAAGTTGAAAATGACCAGTGTTCCTTGGTTAACATCTTTCTCTGATGGATTTTCCTGGATGCAGAAATAAATGATAATAGTTAAAAGTTGGGCCTTAAATATAGTGGCATGCCCACCAGTTAAGTATGAACATTGTCTTTACTCAGACCTTAGGAATTGAGAAATGAATGTCTAGCTTTCTCCGTCTTAGAGGCTTATGTTGTAGTACACGCATTGCGGTTCGAGCAGCTCGAATATCATAGTAAGATATCATCACGAAGCCCCTATGCTTGCATGAAGTGTACAAAGTTCTGATATCACCATATTGCTTCAAGAGAAAAGCAATTATATAAAAGTCAGTATGACTTCTCTAGACAAAATGTATAATAGGTACAGTGTTCAAGCATATAATGTTGGCCAAAAGAGAATTTCTCTCGGAAACAAACAGAATCAGCAACAACTATCTTAACGGCGACAAGGGAGAAAACAGAACAGATAGTTATACACTTGTTAAAATATAACCTCAAAGAGAGATCGCAGCTCGGAGTCCTCTACATTGCTGTTAATATTCCGAACAAACAATGTCCTAGAAGGATGCTCTCCGTATGGGTGTTCTCCCGCAACAGTTCCAGTACTGTTTGGGAAGACATGATGTCCAACACTATTCCCAAGAATACCATCAGACATGCTTAATTTCGCAAAACCATTAAGTGAATTACCCAGAGACTCAGTTTCCAATTCTAATCCTCCACCACTGCCAAAAAAATCATCGTCCAAGTCCTCCAGCTGAGTTGGCAACCCACTAAGATCAAAATCATCCATTATGCCTGCTAATAGCTCATCTTCATCGCCAGGGAGCAAACACCCATCTGGAATTGGTTCCTCTTCCAGTGGATCTTTAATGCTGGGTGAGCTATCATCAATGGATTGACCGTAGTTCTCAGATTCAGTGAAGTTTACTGCAAATTGAAAAAATGAGTCAAGGGAATCTCTCTCTAATTGAATGAAGATAGTAAGCTTAAAGGAGAAAGTTAAACATACATTTTGCATGTGGCAGAACAGGCAGTGAGCTAGAAAACAAGCTTGCATCAGTTGATGCATGATGTGCAGCTGTTCCAAAAAGGGGTATTTTCCAAGCATTCATCTCTGTACCAGAAGTCTTTGCTGATGGAACTATTTAGATATGCAAAAAGATTGAAATGTATTAACTTGTTGAGAACACAAGAAGATAGTGCCAAAAACTGGTtttagtttttcatatgttataggaATAACTTTACCTTCAGAATCATCTGAAATGAGTTTCTTTAGAGACTTCTCCATCTAGTCAGTTTCTGCAAATATGAagaaaatgagatttttttttttttttttttttgagaatggtaaAGAAAATGAGATTTCCTGAGAGGCTTATTTCACGAAGGGAAGTCATAAAGGAGAAACTGCTAATAATTTTAAGCTCAATGCAGCAAATATCACAATCCagacaaattacattaaatagaAATCTTTCCATCAAGAACAAAAGAGTCACCGACCAATAGTAATGAATAAGAGCAGCAAGAATTTTTTCTAGAATGGTAACATGTATAAGAAATCTAGCTCATGAAAGACTCCCTGGCCAGCCGGTGAACAAAGAAAGATTACTTCATCTCTCACCACAAGAGAGTAGATTATTCACAGAAATAGACCTCAAGGACCTAGCAAATAATAAACAAAGCCATTTTCATGTCCGAAAATTCATACAACTGTAAACCAACTTGATATATAAATAGGAATCAAATTTACAatctattctttttttcttttcttttttttctttttttttatttttttatttttggagaAGGTAAATCTACAATCTATTCTCCATATTCCAAATTTAAATGAGCTAAGTATTCTCAACCTCCCCAACATCATTAGGAGCATACAACCGGAGTTAGCAGAGGAGTTAAATCAAAGACAAAATTCCTCAACCCAAGAGTGTAATCCAATGTGCTATAACAAGCATTTGAATGTATACATAAGAAGCTATAGCCATGCTTGTGTGCAGGAAGATTTGCGAGCTACATACAGTTAACACATGGGAGGTGCACAATATCCGGTATCCCCTATAGCTCAGTACTCAATTGAGTAATAAGCACCAGATGAGCAAAATTTTCAACCAAAGCAAATTGACACACCCCTGTTTATTTAATGAACAAAAGCAAGCCTTTCAAGAAAAATACTGAGACACAAACCGTCATGGATGACAAATTCTTCACCTTCCATTATTATAGGTCTAAGGACCAAAAGATGACGTGTAACATCAAATCAACATGTAACCAAAATTAGAGTGCCCAGATGATAAATCATAAATACTTTATCCAAAAAAATGATGAATCATCAATCAATCTCGGAAAAGAAAATGAACCCTGGCTAATACTAAGTTTTCAGAGATAGCTCAATGTTTGAAGGAACCCACAACAGAATTGGAACATTTCAGACAAAAAGGAGAGATTTGTTCATGCAGTTCACTTTTTCTTAAGGTCAACCCTACCCACACCAGAATCAAATTTCATAGACAAACCAAGAAAACCTAAGGAAACAACAATTGACAGCACAATCATTACTTGCGCTGTGAAATAAAATATACCAAAACCCAAAAAGATCACAACTTTAGCATTAAGACCAAAGAAAATCACAAACCAACATGCCAGGCAGACAACATTCAGCAAGAACTTGAACACTTACTTTTTTAGAGAACTAAAAGAACAAACAATTGACATCACCATCATTACCTCCCCTGAAAAAAACTAATCAAAACCCAAAAAGATCACAAATTTAATACTAAGACAGGATAAAATCACAAACCCACAAGCCAAGCAGGTGATTTTCAGCAAGAACTAGAACACCCATTAAGATTTTCAGGAAAActaaagaaataaagaattgaCATCACCATCATTACTTTCCCTTGTAGGATAAACTAGCTAAATCCCAAAAAGATCACAACTTTAACACTAATACTGAAGGAAATCACAAACCCACAATAAAGCAGGTGATATTCAGCAAGAACTTGAACACCCATTAAGATTTCCAAGCAAAccaaagaaataaagaattgaCCATCACCATCATTACTTCCCCTGTAAGATAAACTAGCCAAAACCCAAAAAGATCACAAGTTCAGCTTAAGACCCAAATAAAATCACAAACCCACATGCAAAGCAAGCTATATTCAGCAAATACTTGACCATGcattaaaattttcaagaaactaacCCAACCCCAAAAAGATCACAACTTCATAATCAGAAACCCACATGCAAAACAAGCTATATCCATCAAATACTTGAACACCcagtaaaattttcaagaaacaaactTCATAAATCCCAAAAAAGATCACAATTTCAACACTAAGACCAAAGAGAATCAGAAACCCACATGCAAAACAAGGAATATTCAGCAAATACTTGAACAGCCAGTAAAATTTTCAGGAAACTAAAGACAGAAAATTGGGG from the Lycium ferocissimum isolate CSIRO_LF1 chromosome 11, AGI_CSIRO_Lferr_CH_V1, whole genome shotgun sequence genome contains:
- the LOC132038002 gene encoding protein MEI2-like 2, translated to MEKSLKKLISDDSEVPSAKTSGTEMNAWKIPLFGTAAHHASTDASLFSSSLPVLPHAKLNFTESENYGQSIDDSSPSIKDPLEEEPIPDGCLLPGDEDELLAGIMDDFDLSGLPTQLEDLDDDFFGSGGGLELETESLGNSLNGFAKLSMSDGILGNSVGHHVFPNSTGTVAGEHPYGEHPSRTLFVRNINSNVEDSELRSLFEQYGDIRTLYTSCKHRGFVMISYYDIRAARTAMRVLQHKPLRRRKLDIHFSIPKENPSEKDVNQGTLVIFNLDPSVSNEDLLQIFGAYGEVKEIRETPHKRHHKFIEFYDVRAAEAALKALNRSDIAGKRIKLEPSRPGGARRSLIQQLSQDYEHEEARTFRHSVGSPIASSPPGSWSNFGSPVEPSSLLGYNQSPGLRNLSPVNGNHMPGLASILPGHFSSPKIAPIGKDPGRLGPLNHAITSPKSVQGVGYQHSYSVPEHKPHLNFGSMSLGEPKSSGIGTLSGPQFLWGSTPVQSERTDSSVWSNSSLAHPFASNGQGQGYPYSHRQGLFLGSHHVGSAPSGIPLDRRLGFFSESPETSYMNQVAYGSSGSSHNNGSHVMSIGSLGAMNMSVSPSSRMMSLPRNGPLFFGNGSYGGIGMANNEGAMERGRSRRVESGNEIDNKKQYLLDLEKIMSGEDTRTTLMIKNIPNKYTSKMLLTVIDETHKNTYDFLYLPIDFKNKCNVGYAFINMVSPSHIISFYEAFNGKKWEKFNSEKVASLAYARIQGKTALVAHFQNSSLMNEDKRCRPILFRSEGQEAADQEPLPSNNLNICVRLPDGSYSGDSLDSPKGDLDEKLYIIYQEST